A window of the Brassica napus cultivar Da-Ae chromosome C5, Da-Ae, whole genome shotgun sequence genome harbors these coding sequences:
- the BNAC05G03600D gene encoding oil body-associated protein 1A, producing MEKAVHLSTKAGPEVPGEPTKMGTSMVDSAAAAVQSFTPINQIHQHLCAFHFYAYDMTRQVEAHHFCGHINEDMRQCLIYDGPDANARLIGLEYIVSEKLFMTLPDDEKKLWHTHEWEVKGGFLFMPGVPEPIQRQDLEKVAKTYGKVYHFWQVDLGHELPIGLPNIMMAVTRDGQLYPEMVKETEKKFGISIDKERESRAYMTGPDHGIHPLANGGGKGLKLEVREVDIKPVESVPRVFV from the exons ATGGAGAAGGCAGTCCATTTGTCAACGAAAGCTGGACCAGAGGTTCCAGGAGAGCCAACGAAGATGGGAACCTCCATGGTTGACTCGGCTGCTGCAGCTGTACAAAGCTTCACTCCGATTAACCAAATCCACCAACATCTCTGCGC GTTTCATTTCTATGCATATGACATGACTCGACAAGTGGAGGCACATCATTTCTGCGGTCACATCAACGAGGACATGCGTCAGTGTCTGATCTACGACGGTCCTGATGCCAACGCTCGTCTGATCGGCTTGGAGTACATAGTGTCAGAGAAGCTTTTCATGACGTTGCCTGATGACGAGAAGAAGCTTTGGCACACTCACGAGTGGGAGGTCAAAGGAGGGTTCCTGTTCATGCCCGGTGTTCCCGAGCCAATCCAACGCCAAGATCTCGAGAAAGTTGCCAAAACTTATGGAAAAGTTTACCATTTCTGGCAAGTCGATTTGGGGCATGAGCTCCCCATTGGTTTGCCTAATATTATGATGGCTGTTACTCGCGACGGACAACTTTACCCCGAGATGGTCAAGG AGACGGAGAAAAAGTTTGGGATATCGatagataaagagagagagtcAAGGGCTTATATGACTGGACCAGACCATGGGATCCATCCCTTGGCGAATGGAGGTGGCAAAGGGCTGAAGTTGGAGGTGCGAGAGGTTGACATCAAGCCTGTAGAGTCTGTTCCAAGAGTCTTTGTCTAA
- the BNAC05G03620D gene encoding uncharacterized protein BNAC05G03620D → MSQLLFCLSKLSSRNNNVLIHKNSRFLSTSPYLILGVFGDDFRSACGGFLSDILLFDPAKEELLTVRDKTVPVELVCSQVMGASHGWGFFADHNSVCISDTFSPLASKSDSKVITLPPITSMIYGQTEVVWNVAMSSSSPYHQDNEDGECVVAIKFLGNHLTMCRPGRRDLGWTNKLIPFVCFENSNLMYSKRDQRFSLPAPGGNYLCSWDLHFENEPKFTELVFRNIPQLPQSEWEMMDSCFKEDHWVESPCGQSFLVKWYSHVPSIRCKETMVMVFREDQDTNERTKNMSYTEDIGDLCIFLSKSEPFCVVASSCPGLKPNSIYLMGHSFAVYDITTKTARHFERPKGLPESLTHFLPYWLAPFSM, encoded by the exons ATGTCTCAGCTTCTCTTCTGTCTCTCCAAACTATCATCTCGGAACAACAATGTTCTT ATACACAAGAACTCTCGTTTTTTATCAACCAGCCCGTATCTGATACTTGGCGTATTTGGGGATGACTTTAGGTCAGCATGTGGCGGCTTCCTCAGTGATATCCTCTTGTTTGACCCGGCAAAGGAAGAGTTACTCACAGTGCGGGACAAAACAGTGCCCGTAGAGCTTGTTTGCTCGCAAGTGATGGGAGCGTCACATGGATGGGGTTTTTTCGCTGATCATAATTCCGTATGTATCAGCGACACTTTTAGTCCACTGGCTTCCAAATCAGACAGCAAGGTAATTACTCTGCCTCCTATTACTAGTATGATCTATGGCCAAACCGAAGTGGTCTGGAACGTGGCCATGTCGTCCTCTTCTCCGTATCATCAAGACAACGAGGACGGAGAGTGTGTAGTGGCTATCAAGTTCTTGGGTAATCATTTGACCATGTGCAGGCCTGGCCGCCGTGACCTAGGTTGGACTAACAAACTGATCCCTTTCGTCTGCTTCGAAAACTCAAACCTCATGTATTCAAAGAGAGATCAAAGATTCTCTCTGCCTGCTCCTGGAGGCAATTACTTGTGCTCTTGGGATCTCCACTTCGAGAACGAACCTAAGTTCACTGAGTTGGTGTTTCGAAACATTCCCCAGTTGCCACAGTCCGAGTGGGAGATGATGGATTCTTGTTTCAAGGAGGACCATTGGGTGGAGTCACCTTGTGGCCAAAGTTTCCTAGTCAAAtg GTACTCTCATGTCCCTTCTATAAGATGCAAAGAGACGATGGTTATGGTGTTTAGAGAGGATCAAGACACAAACGAGCGAACAAAAAACATGTCTTACACCGAGGACATAGGAGATCTTTGCATATTCCTCTCGAAAAGTGAACCTTTCTGCGTTGTGGCCAGCTCTTGCCCTGGTCTCAAGCCCAACTCCATCTACTTGATGGGCCATAGCTTTGCTGTTTATGATATAACCACTAAAACCGCCCGTCACTTTGAACGTCCCAAAGGTTTACCAGAAAGCCTTACTCATTTCCTCCCTTACTGGCTTGCTCCATTTTCTATGTAA
- the LOC106398214 gene encoding uncharacterized protein LOC106398214 produces MSQFLFRLSKLSSRNNNMIHERARLFSTRPYLTLGTRVKEVLPGGYKIADILLFDPAEEELVTVPDKTIPKELMDEEMVGASHGWGVFCARHDRSVRISDLYNPLASKSNPTMITLPRLTALSSNYCNVAMTSSPHLEDCVVAIKFVGDHLSLCRPGRDLEWTNILTPPSCLENSNLMYSKRDKKFYLPAPGGKYLFSYNLHFKEEDIPEVQEVVYRGHPELDQSEWELLSSCTRTEHLVESPFLVNVNR; encoded by the exons ATGTCTCAGTTTCTCTTCCGTCTCTCCAAACTATCATCTCGGAACAACAAT ATGATACACGAGAGAGCTCGTTTGTTCTCAACCAGACCGTATCTGACACTTGGCACTAGGGTCAAGGAAGTTTTGCCAGGTGGCTACAAAATTGCAGATATTCTCTTGTTCGACCCTGCTGAAGAAGAGTTAGTCACGGTCCCCGACAAAACAATTCCCAAAGAGCTCATGGACGAAGAAATGGTCGGTGCTTCCCATGGATGGGGTGTTTTCTGTGCTCGGCACGACCGTTCCGTACGCATCAGCGACTTATACAATCCATTGGCATCCAAATCAAACCCCACCATGATTACTCTGCCTCGGCTTACTGCTCTGTCCTCTAACTACTGCAACGTGGCAATGACCTCTTCCCCTCACCTTGAAGACTGTGTAGTGGCTATCAAGTTCGTAGGTGACCATCTGAGTCTGTGCAGGCCCGGTCGTGACCTTGAGTGGACTAATATCTTGACCCCTCCTAGCTGCTTGGAAAACTCAAATCTTATGTATTCCAAAAGAGACAAAAAATTCTACTTGCCTGCTCCTGGAGGTAAATACTTGTTCTCCTATAATCTCCACTTCAAGGAAGAAGATATCCCTGAGGTCCAAGAGGTGGTCTACCGTGGCCACCCAGAGTTGGATCAGTCGGAATGGGAGCTTTTGAGTTCGTGTACCAGGACGGAGCATCTTGTGGAGTCACCCTTTCTGGTTAATGtgaatagataa